GAAAGGGCTGCTGATCACGACCGAAGGGCGCAAGAAGAGTTTCTTGTAATTGACCTCCAGCCCTGCTCCTATAAACGGATGCAACGCCACAACACCCTCAAATGGAGCATAAGAGAGGACTACGCCTGATCGAACGAGTGGATTGAGACCTATCCCTTTTGGCCGGCTGTAGACATAGTCGAGAGGATAAAACCTCACGTCCCCCGCTACCATATTGTAGATGATCGGCACCGGGAAGAAGGTCTTCATATCCAGTCCTATGAGCACCTTAGGAGATACCTTTTTGTGAAGGCTCACCCCGATGAATACAGGCGCCAGCGAAAATTCGGCGAAGACCTTGGGCTCTCTTTCCGGTACATGTGTGACCTCTTGGGCCGACAGCCGTGACGATGCGAAGAGCAGCAGGGTCACGAGGGTAACGTAGCGTTTCATGATCGGTCAGGTTTTGGGGAGCAAGCCCCGAGAGAGCGAAATCCTTGCCCCGGCTTTCGGCCTCTCTCGGATCTGCTGCCATGGTTATTTGTTGTCGATCAGGTACTCCGCTATCTGTACGGCATTGAGTGCCGCACCCTTGCGGATCTGATCGCTCACGCTCCAAAATGTCAACCCGTTGGGGTTCGTCAGGTCTTGTCGTACCCGACCCACATACACGGGATCTTTGCCCGAGAGATAGCGAGGCATGGGGTACTCCTTCTCCGCAGGTTTGTCGATGAGGACGACACCCGGAGCTTCCATAAATGCCTTGTGCGCCTCCTCCTTCGTCATCGGGCGAGCCATCTCCACCCATATCGCCTCCGAATGGGCGCGGAGGACCGGGACACGCACGCAGGTCGCACTCACAGCGATGTCTTTGTCGAGGATCTTGCGGGTCTCATGGTACATCTTCATCTCCTCTTTGGTGTAGTCGTTGTCCGTAAAGACATCGATCTGTGGGATGAGGTTGTACACGAGGGGGTAAGCAAACTTCTCGACCGTGAGCTCTTCGCCACGAGCCGTCTGTGCCACTTGTTCTTCAAGTTCGGCCATGCCCGAAGCTCCTGCACCGCTGGCCGACTGATAGGTCGCCACGTGGACACGGCTGATGGGGTTCACACGATGGAGGGCATTGAGTGCCACGACCATCTGGATGGTGGTACAGTTGGGATTGGCGATGATGCCACGAGGGCGTACTTTCGCCGCTTCGGCGTTGACTTCGGGCACGACAAGTGGCACATCGGGGTCCATGCGGAAGGTGCTCGAATTGTCGATCATCACCGCTCCATGCTTGGTGATCGTCTCCGCAAACTCCTTCGAGGTGCCACCGCCGGCAGAGACGAAGGCGATGTCTATCCCCTTGAAGGCATCTCCATGCTCAAGGAGCTCGACCACGATCTCCTCACCACGCACACGGTACTTCGAGCCCGCACTACGAGCCGATCCAAAGAGTCTGAGGGAGGAGTAGGGGAAGTTGCGTTCTTCGATGAGCCTGATGAGCTCTTGACCCACGGCACCACTTGCGCCGACGATAGCTATATTCATATTCGAGAATTGTTATCTTGTTCGTTAATCCGTTAATATCATTCCATAATCCATTGTATAGGAGCAAGTCCGTGGGCAAAGAGGAAGTAGTTTGCCTTACTGAACGGTTTGCTCCCGAAAAATCCCCTGTGCACCGACATCGGCGAAGGGTGTGCCGACGAGAGCACCAAGTGCTTTGTCTCGTCGATGAGTCCACGCTTGCTGCCTGCAAACGCACCCCATAGGATAAATACGACATGCTCCTTTTCCTTGCTTATGGCGCGTATCACATTGTCCGTGAAGATATGCCAGCCTATC
This is a stretch of genomic DNA from Porphyromonas cangingivalis. It encodes these proteins:
- a CDS encoding aspartate-semialdehyde dehydrogenase, with the protein product MNIAIVGASGAVGQELIRLIEERNFPYSSLRLFGSARSAGSKYRVRGEEIVVELLEHGDAFKGIDIAFVSAGGGTSKEFAETITKHGAVMIDNSSTFRMDPDVPLVVPEVNAEAAKVRPRGIIANPNCTTIQMVVALNALHRVNPISRVHVATYQSASGAGASGMAELEEQVAQTARGEELTVEKFAYPLVYNLIPQIDVFTDNDYTKEEMKMYHETRKILDKDIAVSATCVRVPVLRAHSEAIWVEMARPMTKEEAHKAFMEAPGVVLIDKPAEKEYPMPRYLSGKDPVYVGRVRQDLTNPNGLTFWSVSDQIRKGAALNAVQIAEYLIDNK